One Paenibacillus riograndensis SBR5 DNA segment encodes these proteins:
- the ffh gene encoding signal recognition particle protein, giving the protein MAFEGLTGRLQNVFSKLRGKGKVSEDDVNEAMREVRLALLEADVNFKVVKEFVSKVKEKSIGKEVMDSFTPGMVIIDIVNKELTELMGGSQAKLAKSNKPPTVIMMAGLQGAGKTTTSGKLAKLLQKGNHRPLLVAGDIYRPAAIKQLQILGEQIKVPVFTLGDQTSPVEIARQAVQHAKDNNLDYVIIDTAGRLHIDEELMEELKQIHTVTNPDEVLLVVDAMTGQDAVNVADSFNKQLELTGVVLTKLDGDTRGGAALSVKAVTGCPIKFAALGEKIDALEPFHPERMASRILGMGDMLSLIEKAQANIDTEKAKEMERKMRNAEFTFDDFLEQMDQVKKLGPIDQILDMLPGMNKAKGMKDLKVDDKQMGRVEAIVHSMTKAEKAQPEIINHNRRKRIAAGSGTNVAEVNRLIKQFDEMRKMMKQFSGMMGGGGKGGKKNAMKQLKGLGGKGMKFPFR; this is encoded by the coding sequence ATGGCGTTTGAAGGTTTAACCGGAAGATTGCAGAATGTGTTCAGCAAGCTGCGCGGCAAAGGTAAAGTATCCGAAGATGACGTGAACGAAGCCATGCGTGAAGTGCGGCTGGCGCTTCTGGAAGCCGATGTTAACTTCAAGGTAGTCAAGGAATTCGTGTCCAAGGTGAAGGAGAAGTCCATTGGCAAGGAAGTAATGGACAGCTTTACACCCGGCATGGTGATCATTGATATCGTTAACAAGGAATTGACTGAGCTGATGGGCGGAAGCCAGGCGAAGCTGGCCAAGTCAAACAAACCGCCAACTGTAATTATGATGGCTGGTCTGCAAGGGGCAGGGAAGACCACTACTTCAGGCAAACTGGCTAAGCTGCTGCAGAAGGGCAACCACCGCCCGCTGCTCGTAGCGGGGGATATTTACCGCCCGGCTGCGATTAAACAGTTGCAGATACTGGGAGAACAAATCAAGGTTCCTGTATTTACGCTGGGTGATCAGACCAGCCCGGTGGAAATCGCCAGACAGGCTGTTCAGCATGCGAAGGACAACAACCTGGACTATGTAATTATCGATACCGCAGGCCGCCTGCATATTGATGAAGAGCTGATGGAAGAGCTGAAGCAGATTCACACCGTTACTAATCCTGATGAAGTGCTGCTGGTCGTTGATGCCATGACCGGTCAGGATGCCGTCAACGTTGCGGACAGCTTCAACAAACAGCTGGAGCTTACGGGCGTAGTGCTGACGAAGCTTGATGGTGACACCCGCGGCGGTGCTGCGTTGTCTGTCAAGGCCGTCACCGGCTGCCCGATCAAATTCGCTGCATTGGGCGAGAAGATTGATGCGCTGGAGCCGTTCCATCCGGAGCGGATGGCATCGCGGATTCTCGGAATGGGCGACATGCTGTCGCTGATCGAGAAGGCCCAGGCCAATATCGATACTGAAAAAGCGAAGGAAATGGAACGTAAGATGCGCAATGCGGAATTTACGTTCGATGATTTCCTGGAGCAGATGGATCAGGTCAAGAAGCTTGGCCCGATCGACCAGATCCTCGACATGCTGCCGGGCATGAACAAAGCCAAGGGCATGAAGGATCTCAAAGTCGATGATAAGCAAATGGGCCGCGTCGAAGCCATTGTTCATTCTATGACCAAGGCCGAGAAAGCCCAGCCTGAGATCATCAACCACAACCGCCGTAAGCGCATCGCCGCCGGCAGCGGTACCAACGTGGCGGAGGTCAACCGCCTCATCAAACAGTTCGATGAAATGCGCAAGATGATGAAGCAGTTCTCCGGCATGATGGGCGGCGGAGGCAAAGGCGGCAAGAAAAACGCCATGAAGCAGCTCAAGGGCCTTGGCGGCAAAGGCATGAAGTTCCCTTTCCGCTGA
- a CDS encoding putative DNA-binding protein produces MSQENRLEKTNRINLLFAFYERLLTDKQQTFLKYYFHDDFSLGEIAAEFEISRQAVYEHIKRAEQVLENYEEKLGLLEKHESRSKYLEELRRLPENGMLPEQYTLRFTELVDRLQRLE; encoded by the coding sequence ATGAGTCAGGAGAATAGGCTCGAGAAGACCAACCGGATCAACTTGTTATTTGCTTTTTATGAACGGCTGCTTACGGATAAGCAGCAAACGTTTCTTAAATATTATTTTCACGATGACTTCTCCCTGGGAGAAATCGCCGCTGAATTTGAGATCAGCCGCCAGGCCGTGTATGAGCACATCAAGCGTGCCGAACAGGTGCTGGAGAATTATGAAGAGAAGCTGGGCTTGCTCGAGAAGCATGAGAGCCGCAGCAAATACTTAGAAGAACTGCGCAGACTGCCGGAGAATGGGATGCTGCCTGAGCAATATACACTGCGGTTCACGGAGCTCGTGGATCGTTTGCAGAGGTTAGAGTAG
- the trhA gene encoding PAQR family membrane homeostasis protein TrhA: protein MANTHTYSRKEEVANAVTHGIGVLLSIAALVLLVVFAAQNGTAWHVVSFSIYGATMLLLYINSTMVHSLKEGKAKDFFEFLDHSSIYLFIAGTYTPFMLVAIRGTLGWTLFGVAWGVAVFGVFFKAFFVKRFLFMSTIFYIAMGWMIVIAWNPLSAVLADGGMTLLLAGGLLYTLGTVFYVWRGFPYHHAIWHLFVLGGTVAHFFVVLLYVLPIH from the coding sequence ATGGCTAATACACACACATACAGCCGCAAGGAAGAGGTTGCAAATGCAGTAACACATGGGATTGGAGTTCTCTTAAGCATAGCTGCGCTGGTGCTGCTGGTCGTCTTCGCTGCACAGAACGGTACAGCCTGGCATGTAGTCAGCTTCTCCATTTACGGTGCCACGATGCTGCTGCTGTATATTAATTCAACGATGGTGCATAGTCTAAAGGAAGGAAAAGCAAAGGACTTTTTTGAATTTCTGGACCATTCCTCCATCTACTTGTTCATAGCCGGTACTTACACACCCTTTATGCTGGTGGCCATCCGGGGGACACTCGGCTGGACCCTGTTCGGCGTTGCCTGGGGCGTCGCGGTGTTCGGGGTGTTCTTCAAAGCCTTTTTCGTAAAAAGGTTCCTGTTCATGTCCACCATTTTCTACATCGCTATGGGCTGGATGATTGTGATAGCCTGGAACCCGCTGTCAGCGGTGCTGGCGGATGGAGGCATGACGCTGCTGCTGGCTGGCGGTCTGCTGTATACACTGGGAACGGTTTTTTATGTGTGGCGGGGATTTCCGTATCATCATGCGATCTGGCATTTGTTTGTGCTCGGAGGGACGGTCGCTCACTTTTTTGTAGTTCTCCTATACGTGCTGCCTATTCACTGA
- a CDS encoding carboxypeptidase M32, producing the protein MEQLVKEEWEKFSGLLSKLSGYTEAIGLLHWDLRTGAPRKGVETRSNTIGLLSGEIFRLHTSTEMGEFTQFFSRPEVMNQLSDVQNKIVKDCRKEYERSQSIPAKSYEEYSVLTAHAQTIWEEAKESGDFNSFAPYLSKIVAFTQEFIDHWGVKDSRYDTLLDMYEPDLTVEKLDDIFGRLRSRLVPLVEAISASPNKPDKEFLAQVFPKEQQEKFGLFILGQMGFDFEAGRLDESVHPFATGLNPGDVRITTNYLPDNVTSAVFSSLHEGGHALYEQNISKELVGTPLAQGASMGIHESQSRLWENMIGRSRAFWHRYYGDLQQHFPEQLAGVGVEDFYRAINSVANSFIRIEADELTYNLHIIIRYEIEKLIFNEGLEVKDLPGVWNAKYQECLGITPPSNALGVLQDVHWSGGDFGYFASYSLGNMYAAQILNTLRQELPEFEDLIAAGNLLPIKDWLTEKIYRYGQSLTPSQIIEQVTGEPLNPDYLADYLEAKYTELYQL; encoded by the coding sequence ATGGAACAACTGGTCAAGGAAGAGTGGGAGAAATTCAGCGGGCTATTATCCAAACTTAGCGGATACACAGAGGCAATTGGCCTGCTGCATTGGGATTTGCGGACAGGTGCGCCGCGCAAAGGTGTAGAGACCCGTTCCAATACTATCGGGCTCCTCAGCGGGGAAATCTTCAGGCTGCATACTTCAACTGAAATGGGCGAGTTCACACAATTTTTCAGCCGCCCGGAGGTCATGAATCAGTTAAGCGACGTCCAGAATAAAATCGTCAAGGATTGCCGCAAGGAGTATGAGCGCAGCCAGAGCATTCCTGCCAAAAGCTACGAGGAGTATTCCGTACTCACCGCCCATGCGCAGACCATTTGGGAGGAAGCCAAGGAAAGCGGTGATTTTAATTCCTTTGCGCCTTATTTGAGCAAAATCGTAGCCTTTACACAGGAGTTCATCGATCATTGGGGGGTAAAAGACTCCCGTTATGACACCTTGCTTGATATGTACGAGCCTGATCTGACGGTAGAAAAGCTGGACGACATCTTCGGCCGTCTGCGCAGCCGCCTCGTTCCGCTTGTGGAGGCTATCTCGGCTTCGCCGAACAAGCCCGATAAGGAGTTTCTTGCCCAGGTCTTTCCAAAGGAGCAGCAGGAGAAGTTCGGTTTGTTCATTCTTGGGCAGATGGGCTTTGATTTTGAAGCCGGACGTCTGGACGAGAGTGTCCATCCGTTCGCTACCGGACTCAATCCGGGGGATGTCCGCATCACGACGAACTACTTGCCGGACAATGTCACAAGTGCTGTATTCAGCTCGCTGCATGAAGGCGGGCATGCACTTTATGAACAGAACATCAGCAAGGAGCTTGTCGGCACACCGCTGGCCCAGGGCGCTTCTATGGGCATCCATGAATCCCAGTCCAGACTATGGGAAAATATGATCGGCCGCAGCCGCGCCTTCTGGCACCGCTACTACGGCGATCTGCAGCAGCATTTTCCCGAGCAGCTTGCCGGTGTGGGGGTGGAGGACTTTTACCGTGCGATCAACAGTGTGGCAAATTCCTTCATCCGCATTGAAGCCGACGAGCTGACCTATAATCTGCATATCATTATCCGTTATGAGATTGAGAAGCTGATTTTTAATGAAGGGCTGGAGGTGAAAGATCTGCCGGGCGTATGGAATGCGAAGTATCAGGAGTGCCTTGGGATTACACCTCCAAGCAATGCGCTGGGCGTGCTGCAGGATGTTCACTGGTCTGGCGGGGATTTCGGTTATTTTGCCTCTTATTCGCTGGGGAATATGTATGCCGCACAAATTTTGAATACGCTGCGCCAAGAGCTGCCGGAATTCGAGGATCTGATTGCCGCCGGGAATCTGCTGCCGATCAAGGACTGGCTCACGGAGAAAATCTACCGTTATGGCCAAAGCCTGACCCCGTCGCAAATTATTGAGCAGGTGACCGGGGAGCCGCTGAATCCCGATTATCTGGCCGATTACCTGGAAGCCAAATATACAGAGCTTTATCAACTGTAG
- a CDS encoding beta-class carbonic anhydrase: MSQITDILEFNKKFVEQKEYEAYLTSRFPDKKMLIITCMDTRLVELLPKAMNFKNGDVKIIKNAGAVISQPFGSVMRSVMVALYELDADEVIVVGHYECGMASLNADRMINSIKERGVSDEVLSTLENSGIKLTKWLRGFDNVEEGVIQTVELIKRHPLLPPNVPIHGMIIDPATGALELVSDGYAEN, translated from the coding sequence ATGAGTCAAATCACAGATATTTTGGAGTTTAACAAGAAATTCGTCGAACAAAAAGAATACGAAGCTTATTTGACCAGCCGCTTTCCCGACAAAAAGATGCTGATCATCACTTGCATGGACACACGGCTCGTGGAGCTTTTGCCCAAGGCTATGAATTTCAAGAACGGAGACGTCAAAATCATTAAAAATGCCGGTGCGGTTATTTCTCAGCCCTTCGGGAGCGTTATGCGCAGCGTGATGGTTGCTTTGTACGAGCTGGATGCGGATGAGGTCATTGTCGTCGGACACTATGAATGCGGGATGGCCTCGCTGAACGCTGACAGAATGATCAATTCCATTAAAGAACGCGGGGTTTCCGATGAGGTCCTCTCTACTTTGGAGAATTCGGGCATTAAACTGACCAAGTGGCTGCGCGGGTTTGACAATGTGGAAGAAGGGGTAATTCAGACTGTGGAGCTGATTAAGCGCCATCCTTTACTCCCCCCAAACGTACCTATTCACGGCATGATCATCGATCCGGCCACCGGAGCGCTTGAGCTGGTGTCTGACGGGTATGCGGAGAACTAG
- a CDS encoding membrane protein, giving the protein MKRVMMILMAFTLFFAVTAPDFADARRGGGGFKSGTRGYTTTPKKSTTNNVKQSDSSTGTKAGTAAKANRGFFSGGSLMKGLMIGGIAGFLFGSMFAGMGAFGNLLGFAVNMLAIYLVVMLIMSFFRRRKERRRLQERDGRY; this is encoded by the coding sequence ATGAAACGTGTAATGATGATTCTCATGGCCTTTACCCTGTTCTTCGCTGTCACCGCGCCTGACTTTGCGGATGCGAGACGCGGAGGGGGCGGCTTCAAATCCGGAACCCGTGGATACACCACGACGCCGAAGAAATCTACTACAAATAACGTGAAACAAAGCGATAGCAGTACAGGAACAAAAGCCGGCACAGCCGCCAAAGCAAACCGTGGATTTTTCAGCGGTGGCAGCTTAATGAAAGGCCTGATGATCGGCGGGATTGCCGGCTTCCTCTTCGGCAGCATGTTTGCCGGGATGGGCGCCTTCGGGAACCTGCTTGGCTTCGCCGTCAACATGCTGGCCATCTACCTGGTCGTAATGCTGATTATGTCCTTCTTCCGCCGCAGAAAAGAACGGCGCAGACTTCAGGAACGGGATGGCCGATACTAA
- a CDS encoding YxcD family protein, with the protein MADTNMALTVLSMDEIINAICLHMAERKGVRVQEVQVELSWEEDTGYTAEVWVQGRSQYLVESNMIEAILRYLDGEYGIRAYREDVRLELDEEITAVVNT; encoded by the coding sequence ATGGCCGATACTAATATGGCATTGACTGTTCTAAGCATGGACGAGATCATTAACGCTATCTGCCTGCATATGGCTGAACGCAAAGGCGTCCGGGTGCAGGAGGTCCAGGTGGAGCTTAGCTGGGAGGAAGACACCGGCTATACCGCAGAGGTGTGGGTCCAAGGCCGGAGCCAGTACCTGGTCGAGTCAAACATGATCGAGGCGATCCTCCGCTATTTGGACGGTGAGTACGGCATCCGTGCCTACCGTGAGGATGTGCGGCTGGAATTGGATGAAGAGATTACGGCGGTTGTGAATACGTAA
- a CDS encoding S66 family peptidase encodes MITYPVIKKGAAIGVTAASAGVGPQSVELFGQAITRMEEKGYHVLCGDTVFRHDKAKSASGLVRGKEFNQMMSSDEVDLILPPWGGELLIEMLEHIDFSQVKNKWIMGFSDISLLLLVITLRTGIATAHGPSLGDLRGEVIDKTTAKWETVLSTASGESVIQRSSPTDWKTVSGEAVTLQGRLLGGCIDVIRHIIGTPYGDVRHFQENFIHQEPILWYLENCELNTADLRRSLVQMKLAGWFDNCSGVMFGRSGSNTPMENYTAEDVYRELTEELQVPVVYDLDYGHIPPQMTLINGAYAEVKVSGGAGTITQYFYE; translated from the coding sequence ATGATTACATATCCGGTTATAAAAAAAGGGGCGGCCATCGGCGTGACCGCTGCCTCCGCAGGGGTTGGACCCCAATCTGTGGAGCTGTTCGGACAAGCTATCACCCGCATGGAGGAAAAAGGTTATCATGTCCTTTGCGGAGATACCGTCTTCCGGCATGACAAGGCGAAATCAGCCTCCGGCCTGGTGCGCGGCAAGGAATTTAATCAGATGATGTCTAGCGATGAGGTGGATCTGATCCTTCCGCCCTGGGGCGGAGAGCTGCTGATCGAGATGCTGGAGCATATCGATTTCAGCCAGGTGAAGAATAAGTGGATCATGGGTTTTTCTGATATCAGTCTATTGCTGCTGGTGATCACCCTCCGGACAGGCATTGCGACAGCGCATGGGCCCAGTTTGGGGGATTTGCGCGGGGAGGTTATAGATAAGACTACTGCGAAGTGGGAGACCGTGTTGTCCACAGCAAGCGGAGAGTCCGTCATCCAGCGCTCCTCGCCAACAGACTGGAAGACGGTATCCGGCGAAGCGGTCACCCTCCAAGGCCGGCTGCTCGGCGGCTGCATCGATGTCATCCGGCATATTATCGGTACACCCTACGGCGATGTGCGGCATTTTCAAGAAAACTTTATTCATCAGGAACCTATCCTATGGTATTTGGAGAATTGTGAACTGAACACAGCAGATCTGCGGCGGTCGCTGGTGCAGATGAAGCTGGCGGGCTGGTTCGATAACTGCTCCGGGGTCATGTTCGGCAGAAGCGGCTCCAATACACCGATGGAAAATTATACGGCGGAGGATGTATACAGGGAGCTGACTGAGGAATTGCAGGTTCCGGTTGTTTACGATTTGGATTATGGCCATATTCCTCCGCAAATGACGCTGATCAATGGAGCCTATGCCGAAGTGAAGGTTTCCGGAGGCGCAGGAACAATAACACAATATTTTTATGAATAG
- a CDS encoding Asp23/Gls24 family envelope stress response protein encodes MEQDSHKGLVNISDRVISAIIGYAVMDTPGIAGMSGSTVTGNLAKRLGGKISKKGLSVEVTEEDVAIHLQVIINYGYAIQEVCKSVQQNVRSAVENMLGLTLGVVNIRVEKLALP; translated from the coding sequence ATGGAACAGGATTCTCACAAAGGTCTGGTGAATATTTCCGACCGGGTGATATCGGCGATTATCGGCTATGCGGTGATGGATACTCCGGGAATCGCAGGAATGTCCGGCAGCACGGTTACCGGAAATCTGGCCAAACGCCTGGGCGGAAAAATCAGCAAGAAGGGATTGTCTGTGGAAGTTACAGAAGAGGATGTAGCCATTCATCTGCAAGTCATTATTAACTATGGATACGCGATTCAGGAGGTATGCAAAAGCGTGCAGCAGAATGTCCGCAGTGCAGTGGAGAATATGCTCGGCCTGACGCTTGGCGTAGTGAACATCCGGGTTGAGAAGCTGGCTCTTCCGTAG
- a CDS encoding AI-2E family transporter, translating into MAKLNLFIRICIAVLLVLGIIYLGTQVKFIFTPVLSLFRVVIVPLMLAVFFFYLLRPLINWLESRKLNRTAAILLVYLSIAVLLLAFSVGVWPSLKSQLVNLGNNMPNVFNALGEQLTKLEDSKLLSSLIPADMNPAGQLMNYLNKGFSLLSNSMSELFSFVSNFAVVLFTFPILLFYMLKEGGKFGVKVVSFFPKRFHKEGEGVVADIDEAMSNFIVGRVLVNLALGVLMYLGFLLIGLPYALLLTVVAVLMNFIPFIGAILSTVPIFIIGLMESPSTAIWSIVVVLVAQQIQDNLVAPYIFGKSLDIHPLTTIILVLAGGDFGGIIGILLIIPVYMMLKIITVKLHQLYMRQRWPEEPQLSADAVD; encoded by the coding sequence ATGGCCAAATTAAATTTGTTTATCCGCATTTGTATTGCGGTTCTGCTGGTGCTGGGAATTATCTACTTGGGCACTCAGGTAAAGTTTATTTTTACACCCGTCCTGTCTTTGTTCCGTGTGGTCATTGTGCCGCTGATGCTGGCGGTATTCTTCTTTTATCTCCTGAGGCCGCTGATCAACTGGCTCGAGTCACGCAAGCTGAACCGGACGGCAGCCATCCTGCTGGTCTATCTGAGCATTGCGGTTCTGCTTCTGGCTTTCAGTGTCGGGGTCTGGCCTTCATTAAAAAGCCAGCTGGTGAATCTCGGCAACAATATGCCAAACGTGTTCAATGCGCTGGGTGAACAACTCACGAAGCTGGAGGACAGCAAGCTGCTGTCTTCACTGATTCCGGCGGATATGAATCCGGCAGGACAGCTGATGAACTACTTAAATAAAGGGTTTTCGCTATTGTCGAATTCTATGTCTGAACTGTTTTCTTTTGTATCCAATTTCGCAGTAGTGCTCTTTACCTTCCCGATTCTGTTATTCTACATGCTTAAGGAAGGCGGAAAGTTCGGCGTAAAAGTGGTGAGCTTCTTCCCAAAACGCTTCCATAAGGAAGGAGAGGGAGTTGTTGCGGACATTGATGAGGCGATGAGCAATTTCATCGTAGGCAGGGTGCTGGTGAATCTGGCGCTCGGAGTATTGATGTATCTTGGTTTTCTGCTCATTGGTCTGCCATATGCCCTGCTGTTGACAGTGGTGGCTGTACTTATGAACTTTATCCCGTTTATCGGAGCCATTCTGTCCACCGTGCCCATTTTCATTATCGGACTAATGGAGTCGCCTTCGACGGCAATCTGGTCCATCGTGGTTGTGCTTGTCGCACAGCAGATTCAGGATAACCTGGTGGCACCCTATATTTTTGGAAAAAGCCTGGATATCCATCCGCTGACTACGATCATTCTGGTACTGGCCGGAGGGGACTTTGGCGGTATTATCGGGATACTGCTGATTATTCCGGTCTATATGATGCTCAAAATTATTACGGTCAAGCTGCATCAGCTGTATATGCGCCAGCGCTGGCCGGAGGAGCCGCAGCTGTCTGCGGATGCAGTGGATTAA
- a CDS encoding sensor histidine kinase codes for MKHPWKSRDNRPLQTSLTLDFLLFNCMLLLLVLGVYLFIQKDITHMILDKRLTDPNLPVEAGQYLEELGEGPRSAQLLHSGGWLELLDSNKQVIRVVGDKEDQIRSYDEDRLFLGLENRKDQPYYYSIAKIEGDGQAAWLLLKIPRDVIKVSIDNELLVSYLNHSVFFYVFLVSGLILLLIFVYSYWVTRRIKKPLRVLNLGLKQMMEGHYSTRIALYAETEFLRIGESFNYMADVIEKTTEEKRRAEKSKQRLMVDLSHDLKTPITSIQGYAQALMEGRGTDPERQTKYLNYIYSKSVQVTKLIQHMLELLKLDSPDFILRTERLELGDHLREIVADTYGEIEQKDFQLQLQVPEEEMYAHYDPELFASVVNNLISNALAYNPNGTHLRVSVFPEDTEIRIEIADNGVGIPKELWSTIFDPFVRGDEARSTASGGTGLGLSIAKKNAEKMGGSLELASREGEPTVFTIRVPK; via the coding sequence TTGAAGCACCCGTGGAAAAGTAGAGACAACCGTCCGCTGCAGACATCACTCACCCTGGATTTTCTGCTGTTCAACTGCATGCTGTTGCTGCTCGTGCTTGGAGTCTATCTTTTTATCCAGAAGGATATCACCCACATGATTCTTGACAAGCGGCTCACAGACCCGAATCTTCCGGTCGAAGCCGGTCAATATCTCGAAGAACTGGGCGAAGGGCCGCGAAGTGCCCAACTGCTGCATAGCGGAGGCTGGCTGGAGCTGCTTGATTCCAATAAGCAAGTGATCCGGGTCGTTGGGGATAAGGAGGACCAGATCCGGTCCTACGATGAAGACCGTTTATTCCTGGGTCTGGAGAACCGTAAGGATCAGCCTTATTATTATTCGATTGCCAAAATAGAGGGAGACGGGCAGGCAGCCTGGCTGCTGCTCAAAATCCCCCGCGATGTGATCAAAGTGTCCATTGATAATGAATTGCTGGTTTCTTATTTGAACCATTCTGTGTTTTTCTACGTATTTTTGGTCAGCGGGCTCATACTGCTGCTGATTTTTGTATATAGCTATTGGGTCACCAGACGCATCAAGAAGCCGCTGCGGGTGCTGAATCTCGGACTGAAGCAGATGATGGAGGGGCACTACAGCACGCGGATTGCCCTGTATGCGGAGACGGAATTTCTGCGGATCGGGGAAAGCTTCAATTACATGGCTGATGTGATTGAGAAGACTACAGAAGAGAAGCGGCGGGCCGAAAAAAGCAAGCAGCGGCTGATGGTAGACCTGTCCCATGATCTGAAAACACCGATTACGAGTATCCAGGGCTATGCACAGGCCTTAATGGAGGGCCGGGGGACCGACCCTGAACGGCAGACGAAATACTTGAATTATATTTACAGCAAATCCGTACAGGTGACCAAGCTGATCCAGCATATGCTGGAGCTGCTGAAGCTGGACTCACCGGATTTCATTCTCCGCACGGAACGGCTTGAGCTGGGGGATCACCTGCGGGAGATCGTTGCCGACACCTACGGCGAAATCGAGCAAAAGGACTTCCAGCTTCAGCTTCAGGTGCCGGAAGAGGAAATGTATGCCCATTATGATCCGGAGCTGTTCGCAAGTGTTGTCAATAATCTGATCTCTAATGCGCTGGCTTACAATCCCAACGGCACACACCTGCGGGTCAGCGTCTTTCCGGAGGATACAGAGATTCGTATTGAGATTGCCGACAATGGAGTGGGTATTCCGAAGGAGCTCTGGTCTACGATCTTCGACCCGTTCGTCCGGGGAGATGAAGCCCGCAGCACCGCAAGCGGCGGAACCGGGCTGGGGTTATCCATCGCGAAGAAAAACGCCGAGAAGATGGGCGGTTCGCTGGAGCTTGCGAGCAGAGAGGGAGAACCGACGGTATTTACCATCCGGGTTCCGAAATAA
- a CDS encoding response regulator transcription factor — translation MYTILIADDELEIVELLQLYLEKEYNILQAQNGNEALKLMQSHTVDLAILDIMMPGMDGLQLLKRIRENDHFPVLFLSAKSQYHDKILGLELGADDYISKPFNPLEIVARVGSMLRRVHEFDAPAVQEKKKEQIVLGRLLLDRSSCQVEVDGEPVALTSTEYKILELLMEQPGRVFTRKKIYEAVWEDFYVYEDNSIMVHISNIRDKIERDSKKPEYLKTIRGLGYKIEAPVEK, via the coding sequence ATGTATACCATTCTGATTGCCGACGATGAATTGGAGATTGTTGAGCTTCTGCAGTTGTATCTGGAGAAGGAATACAACATTTTGCAAGCACAGAACGGGAACGAAGCTTTGAAGCTGATGCAGAGCCACACCGTGGACCTGGCGATTCTCGATATTATGATGCCGGGTATGGACGGGCTGCAGCTGCTCAAGCGAATCCGTGAAAATGATCATTTTCCAGTGCTGTTTCTATCAGCCAAAAGCCAATACCATGATAAAATCCTGGGCCTTGAGCTGGGAGCGGATGATTATATCTCCAAGCCGTTCAATCCGCTGGAAATCGTTGCCCGTGTAGGTTCCATGCTGCGGCGGGTTCATGAGTTCGATGCTCCGGCCGTCCAGGAGAAGAAGAAGGAACAGATTGTGCTCGGACGATTGCTGCTTGACCGGAGCAGCTGTCAGGTTGAGGTGGACGGAGAACCGGTTGCACTGACCTCTACGGAATACAAAATCCTGGAGCTTCTGATGGAGCAGCCGGGCCGGGTATTCACCCGCAAAAAGATTTATGAAGCCGTCTGGGAAGACTTCTATGTCTATGAAGACAACAGTATTATGGTGCATATCAGCAATATCCGCGATAAGATCGAGCGTGATTCCAAGAAGCCGGAATACCTGAAGACGATCAGGGGATTGGGGTACAAAATTGAAGCACCCGTGGAAAAGTAG